The Castor canadensis chromosome 8, mCasCan1.hap1v2, whole genome shotgun sequence genome contains a region encoding:
- the LOC141425938 gene encoding olfactory receptor 9S13-like, whose translation MRRGLNRNYSEVTEFILLGFRTVPKLQILLFLVFLIIYMVIIMGNVTMIIVIKMDSRLQMPMHFFLRNLSYLDLCYSTVIAPKMLANFLNNEKKISYNSCLAQFFFFALFVTSECFLLSVMAFDLFSAICSPLLYPVQMSHKVCAQLVTGSYIFGFINSVVHTGFTLGLHFCRENQPDHFFCDVSVLNKISCVDTFVNEIVLFILSALIIITTTTVILVSHGYILSTVLKIPSTQGRQKTFSTCGSHIAVVCLLYGTVFFIYAEPGATSSPEQSKIVAVFYTLITPMLNPLIYSLRNRDVKDAVKILLCGKWSSW comes from the coding sequence ATGAGGAGAGGGCTGAATAGGAATTACTCAGAGGTGACCGAGTTCATTCTGCTGGGATTTAGAACTGTTCCAAAACTACAGATCCTTTTATTCTTGGTGTTCTTGATAATCTACATGGTTATTATAATGGGGAATGTCACTATGATAATTGTCATTAAGATGGACTCTAGGCTGCAAATGCCTAtgcatttcttccttagaaatttGTCCTATTTAGATCTCTGCTATTCCACAGTCATCGCTCCAAAAATGTTAGCCAACTTcttgaataatgaaaagaaaatatcctaCAATAGCTGTTTGgctcagtttttcttctttgccttgtTTGTTACAAGTGAATGCTTTCTTTTGTCTGTGATGGCATTTGATCTGTTCTCAGCCATTTGCTCTCCTCTCCTTTACCCTGTGCAAATGTCCCACAAAGTCTGTGCTCAGTTGGTAACTGGATCTTATATCTTTGGATTCATCAACTCTGTAGTGCATACAGGTTTCACCCTCGGTTTGCATTTTTGTCGAGAAAACCAACCTGaccactttttctgtgatgtcTCAGTCTTGAACAAGATCTCCTGTGTTGACACCTTTGTGAATGAGATTGTGCTGTTTATTCTGTCTGctctcatcatcatcaccaccaccactgtcatTCTGGTTTCCCATGGATATATCCTCTCCACTGTCCTAAAGATTCCCTCCACCCAGGGCAGGCAAAAGACTTTCTCCACTTGTGGTTCCCATATAGCAGTGGTGTGTTTATTGTATGGAACTGTCTTTTTCATTTATGCTGAACCTGGGGCCACCTCCTCACCAGAGCAAAGCAAGATTGTAGCTGTGTTCTACACACTTATAACACCAATGCTGAACCCTCTCATATACAGTCTGAGAAACAGAGATGTGAAAGATGCTGTGAAAATATTGTTATGTGGGAAATGGTCCTCTTGGTGA